The genome window GAGAAGAACCAGAACGGTAGCACCCTGAGGAGAAAACTGCTTAGCTTGCACGCTCAGTACCGTAGCACCGCATGCCTCAGCAGCTTCAATCATTTCTTTTTTCAAAAATTCTGCGTCGTTCAACAAGTCAAACTGAACTCCCCATGTGTCAACAGCAACGTGTCTTCCGAAAGTCGAGTATTCCATCTTTCGGTTCCCCCTTCCTAGCAGTGTGTAATGTTAAACATCGCTAGGACCTGCGTCATTCACTAACGGGGGCGGTTTCCCTCTTGTTATCCACCCTTTAAAGTGAATCCTGGTTCCTAATCCTGTTTCCAACGAAAACAACAATACCACGCTTTTGCCTAATTTGACAATACCCTTTTTGAGAAAAATACAGGAAATAAAAAAATGGGCGCGATAGCACCCATTTCTTGGTTTTTTAAGCTTCCAGTTCAAACATACGTTTCGATAAAGTGGCTAATCGGCAGTCAATTGCAGTCAGCTTTTCGGGAGCATTGCTTCTTGCCCAATTTCGCAGATCCAGCCATCGGTCAGTCTCTTGATATAGGGACTCAATCTCCCGTTCGCTGCCATCTTGTTGGAACAACGCCTCCAACTCATTGGCCACGCTCGGTGAAGTATTTTCAAAGATGGACACTTCTTCGTCACCTGATAGTTCATGGATGCTCACAACCGAGCCTTGGTCGTAATGATATACGACGGTAAAGCCATCATAAATCCGATGGACAATTCCATAGCCCCGAAACGTTTTCATCGCTTTTCGCATCACGTTCGCCAACTGTCGATCTCGAATCAGATACGAACTGTCACACGAGTAACGATTGCCAGATCGAGCGAAACTCAATTGAATTTCACCGCTGTTGTCTGTCAGAATCACGTCCCGGTCGCCATTGTCACAAACTTTGACATCGACTGAAATGTGTTCGTTGGTGAAGAGCGAGACGAATTGGTTCAGCTCTTCTTCATTCACCGTAAAATAGGCCTTGGCGTAATTAGTCGCTAAACGCTGTGCCATAATATCTCCTCAATTCTTTTGGTTTGCATGGCCATAGATCGACCGAACAATCATCCGAATAAAGGAGCTACGCTAAGTGTCAACGAAGGAACGCTGTAGAACCTGGCCTTGCCCCGCGAATCGAAAATCGATTTGGGTAATGAAGGCGGATCACCTACTTTTTGTATTTACGAAAAAACCATCCTTGACTTCTCTTATTATACAACAGGCAATGTGAAAAGTCTTGATCCAAAAGGTGATGAATTTTCGCAAAAAAACGGATTATGCGCGTTCAGACGCTGAGAAACGAAAAGAACTCTCTGATTCATTCATATGCTTACCATTTCTGAGAAATACGGAAGGTTTACGCTCCCACAGGCGGATTCATCGCTTTTTTTATGACAGCTTGTTCCTCCTCTGACAGCGAGTACAGCGAGCTGCCTCCCTCCAATGGTTTTGCGTATACACGCGATTCTTCCCGTCCAAAAATGCTCGTGATCACAACGCCATTTTGTGCGTCATCGAGGATCGCCATCGAGAAGCTGAGATCACTCCCAACATCCCCAAACGCATTATACCGGATGACCGCTACGTTCCCAAACTGCGAAGCCATTCTCTGTGACAGTCGATTGATCATGAATTGCTGATCGCTGTGCACCTTTTTCACTTCGTCTACTTGATCCAGCAGCCGATGCATCCCTTCCTCCAGATTCGCTCCGCCTACCCCCGTCATAAGCCTGTTGATTGATTTGCGCAGCCTGCTCACCCGTACGGATTGCCTGATGCAGACTATCAGCAGGATGAGGTTGAGTGCGATGACGACCAGGAGCAGGATCCCTGCATTCGGGATTTGTGATAGGAATGGTTCCATGAAACGTTTTCTTCCTTTCTGGTGCATAGGGTGCCAAAATCCTTTTCTATTGTAACGCCGTATCGTCAGTCATTCAAACATAGTCTGCCGAAATTCACGAATTGCTAACAGGTTACTTGCTGCCAGCAGGAACGAAACGCGAAGGGAGCATAAAATGGCACCAAAAAAAGCGACACCCTCGTTTTTCGAGATGCCGCTTTTTTTATTCCCTATGCTTATGTTTCAAGCTCATCGTTCGCCTAATATCCTCCAGTCTACCTTACGCTTCCAAGAGCAGCATCTCTCGCCGGAGCTGCTTCAAGCGTTCTTTGGATTCCCTCACCTGTCCTTTGTCCGCTGCTTTGATTGCGTCGTACAAAGTGGCAAGCTCGTAATCCAGCTCCAGTCTCAATACCGGAATGCGTTCTTCAGAATCACGTCGTTTCAACGCGGCAATCACCTGGTCCATCGTCACATTGCAAGATTTTTCGTAGATCACTTTTTTCTCAGCTCCTTTTATTTCCACTATTCTGACGGCTTCACCGTACCGGATGTACTTCATCAGGAAACTGTCTTCCAACCGAATTCTGATGATGGCATGCCCTTTAGCTTTCTCGACAAAGTGGTACAAAACAGCCGCCACCCGTGAGTCTGACACGGGGATACCAGCAAGCTGCAGCTTGTAAGATCCGTTTACCCGCTGCATCTTCCAGTCAGATTTACCGTCTGTGGTGTTCACGAGGAGGTGAAACTGCTCGGGAGACTCTTTCCACGTGACGCTCACCCCTTCTTCCACCAGGGCCTGCACCATCGCGTGTAGCGTCCTTCGATCAAACCAGACAGCCAGATTGAAATACTCCAACTCAATGCCGAGATTCATCAGGGCCCCTCCCTTTTACAGAATACTCAGACAACACTTTCGCTGTAAGGGAGTGAGTGGTATATCATATTATTCAGGCGACGGTTTTGCTATTCATATCCCGGCATGTATTTTTTTCCTACGTGGTATGATATCATATGGAGGATTCCAAGCTCCCTTGACAGGGACGTTCGCCCTTTTCTTACGGTGGCGTGCGATGAAGTTGATTAAAGAGGTGTTGGCCCCCGTGTCTACGTTTACAGGTTTTCAGCAAGAAGATTTTGATGTTTTCAACATCGATGGCCTCGATCAGCGAATGGACGCGATCAAGACAATCATTCGGCCAAAACTGGAGGCGCTCGGTCAGCATTTTGCCCCTGCCCTCTCTGTCGCGACTGGATCTGAGATGTTTTTTCATGTTGCGAAGCATGCTCGAAGAACAGTAAATCCACCAGTTGACACCTGGGTCGCCTGGGCTGCTGACAAGCGCGGATACAAAAAACACCCGCACTTTCAAATTGGCTTGTGGGGCACTCATCTGTTTGTCTGGTATGCAGTGATATACGAGGCGCCGGCCAAAAGTGAGATCAGCCAAGCGCTGAGCACACATCTCGATGAGGTTCTGGCATTGGTCCCAAATGAGTTTCGTTGGTCTGGCGATCATACGCTTCCCGATAGTACTCCACATGAGGCGCTTGGAAAAGCAGGTGTCCAAAAACTGGTGGACAGGCTTGCCCAGGTCAAAAAAGCGGAACTGCTTTGCGGGATCACCATCGATAGGCACGATCCTGTACTCGCGGATAAAGACGCTTTGCTCTCTCGCCTGGAACAGACCTTTGACGTTCTGACCCGGCTGTACAATTTCAATCGTTCTGGTGCATAAACCGCCTCCCGATCTTTTTGTATAAGTTATATATGCAAAAGAACAGGTCCGCTTTCACTCGAAAAGCGCATGCCTGTTCTTTTGTTTTTTATGGACGACGGGGAACACTACACAGGGATATGGCTATTCACCTTTGTACCCTTTCAAGCGCTCCAGCATGACATCCAAATCTTTAAACATTCGTTCAAACAGTTCCTGAACATACGGCACATCCCGAATCAGGCCAATGACTTGCCCGGCCCACCCAAAGCCTTGCTGTTCATTTCCTTCATAAATAAAGTTGCGGTTGTTTTCTCCGCTGATCCAAGGTTTTAATTGCTCGTATACTGCGCCCTCTTTTTCCATTTCCAAGATGTGGTCGGAACCAGGCGTCCGAACCACGCGGGCAGGTGCACCCAGCGTTCGCTTGATCACAGCAGTATCATGCTCCGTCCCTTTGAGGAGAGCTTCTTTGTAAGCCGCGTGAGCATGGACGCACTCCTTCGTAGCAATGAATCGGGTACCCATCTCTACCCCATCCGCTCCCAGCGCCAACGCGGCCAGGATTCCACGACCGTCGCCAATCCCTCCGCTGGCCAAGACGGGGATCTGTACCGAATCCGTCACACGAGGGATGAGAACGAAAGTCCCGATATCATCTCTTCCCAGATGACCGCCGCCTTCCTGACCGACAGCCATGACTGCGTCAGCCCCTATGGACTCGGCTTTCTGGGCTTGTCGCACCGAAGCCACCAACACCAGCTTTTTGATGTCGTGACCATCGAGCTTCCGGATGAGCGGTTCCGGATTGCCACCTGTCACGGAAATGACTTTGACGCCTTCTTCCATGGCTACATCGACATAGGGCTCGTATGATTGATTGTACTGGCCAATCGCAAAGTTAACCCCGAATGGCCGTTCCGTTTTCAGACGGACTTTGCGGATTTCTTCGCGCAAGGCTTCCGGGGACGGCAGTGACATCGCGGTAATTTGGCCCAATCCCCCGGCATTTGACACCGCTGCAGCCAGATCTGCGTATGCTAAATAGGCCAATCCGCCTTGAACAATCGGATAATCAATTTGCAACAGTTCTGTTACTCTTGTTTTCATCTCATCACCCCATTTAGGTACAACTTCTCGGATGATGCTTGGAACTCCTGCCACGCGCTAGGATTATGAATAAAAATTCGCTTGCTTTCCCCCCCTTTTTTGCTATACTCAATTTGTTTGTTTTTACCCTTTGATTCTTTATTCGTAAAGTGAGGCGATCGTAGTGAGACAAATGAAAACTCCTTTGTTCAGCGGGTTGTTGGAGCACGCCAACCGGAACCCGATTCAATTTCACATTCCGGGCCATAAAAAGGGTATGGGCATGCATCCGGCATTTCGCGAGTTCATCGGGGAGAATGCTCTCTCGATAGACCTCATCAACATTGCGCCACTGGATGACTTGCATCATCCCAAGGCGATGATCAAGGATGCTCAAGAACTCGCAGCCGAAGCGTTCGGCGCTGACCATACATTTTTTTCTGTGCAAGGGACGAGCGGTGCCATCATGGCCATGATCATGGCCACTTGCAGCCCTGGTGACAAAATCATCGTTCCGCGCAACGTGCATAAGTCTGTCATGTCTGCGATTATTTTTGCAGGAGCCGTTCCAATCTTTATCCACCCAGCGATGGACGAGAGATTGGGTATTTCTCACGGGATTACAGTGAAAGCCGTGCAAAAAGCACTGGAAGCCCACCCGGACGCAGCCGCTTTGCTCGTCATCAATCCAACGTACTTCGGCATTGCTGGCGATTTGCGCGAGATCGTACGAACTGCGCATAATTATGAAATTCCTGTGCTGGTGGATGAAGCGCATGGCGTGCACATTCATTTCCATGAGGAGCTGCCGATTTCTGCGATGCAGGCAGGAGCTGATATGGCGGCGACCAGCGTCCACAAATTGGGTGGTTCTTTGACGCAAACCTCTATTTTGAACGTACGGGAAGGGCTCGTCGACGTAGACCGCGTGAAAACCGTCATGAGTATGCTGACGACCACCTCCACTTCATACATTTTCCTGGCATCGCTCGATATGGCACGCCAACACCTGGCTCTCAATGGACGCCTGTTGACCGAGCAAGCCATGAAGCTGGCTGACAAGGCGCGAAACATGATTAATGATATCCCACGCATTTACTGCGTAGGTCGCGAAATTCTCGGCAAGCCTGCTACCTTTGCCATGGATCCGACGAAGCTCTTGATCCATGTGCGGGACCTGGGCATTACGGGCTGGGAAGTAGAAAACTGGCTTCGGGATAAGTACAACATCGAAGTGGAAATGAGCGATTTGTACAATGTCCTTTGCTTTGTAACGGCCGGAGATACGGATGAGACGATTCAAGCCTTAGTGAATGCCCTGCGCGATTTGTCTGTGGAATTTGCGCATGTGCAGGCGGAAGAAAAGCCAACCATTTCCCTGCCGAACATCCCGATGCTATCGACTACTCCCCGCGACGCCTTCTATGCGGAGACTGAGACGGTTCCCCTCAATGAGGCGGCGGGAAGAGTCATCACGGAATTCATCATGGTCTATCCACCAGGCATTCCGATCTTTCTCCCGGGTGAAGTCATTACGGAAGAAAACATCGCGTACATCCGAGAAAATATCCGTGTCGGTCTCCCTGTTCAAGGACCTGAGGATGAGACTCTGAAAACCATCAAAGTCGTCAAACGCCAAACAGCGATTTCCGGCTAAAAAAATAGGTAGCTCGTCCAAGCTGTTGCCTGCAAAATGGCAGCAGCTTTTTTTGCATTCCGATCGTTCGGAGAGTCGGTACTTTTTGATTAGAAAACTTGGCTACGCCAAGCCTTTTCACCCAAAGGGCACACGTCTCGCTTTCTCACTTCGTTCAAAGTCTCGCTATGTTACACTATACTGGGTAAGAAACGTATAAATTCTTAACTGTATAAAATAGACGTGAATCTAACCGGAAGAGGTGAAGGCACGTGCCTGACTGGTCGTACCGCACATTATTTCGCCCTCTACTCTTTCTCCTGTCCCCTAAAAGCGCGAGAGAGATCACCCTGCAGGCCATCGGCACACTTGCAAATTGCCCGGGAGGTCCCTCGATCATCGAACTGATGGGTCACATGAAGCCCCCTGCTGAATTGTCACGGCCTTTGGCAGGCATAACCTTTCCTACCCCTGTCGGATTGGGAGCTGGTCTCTCTCCTCAAGCGACAGGCATCGATGCGCTTTCCCGTTTTGGAGTGGGCTACATCGAGCTCGGTCCAGTGACAGTCGATCCGATCTTATCTGCCAATGCGCTGGAGCGTAATCCCCATGAACATTCGATTACCTACCCAGATACGGAGTGCTTCGTCAACCCGGGTGTTCAGGAGCTGCTGAAAAAGGTGGAGGCGATGGATCCAATCAGCGTTCCTGTAGGAGCAAGAATCGCTGCCCGGCCCGGGGCTGCCATTCGTGAAGCGACCGACAATCTGCTCTTTCTCATGGATAGCTTAGCTGATTGCTGCCAGTTCTTTTCCATCGATACCCGCATGCCTCTGGCAGAATCGTGGAACCAGGACGCGTGGCGATCGCACCTGCGGGAGCTC of Brevibacillus choshinensis contains these proteins:
- a CDS encoding YktB family protein: MSTFTGFQQEDFDVFNIDGLDQRMDAIKTIIRPKLEALGQHFAPALSVATGSEMFFHVAKHARRTVNPPVDTWVAWAADKRGYKKHPHFQIGLWGTHLFVWYAVIYEAPAKSEISQALSTHLDEVLALVPNEFRWSGDHTLPDSTPHEALGKAGVQKLVDRLAQVKKAELLCGITIDRHDPVLADKDALLSRLEQTFDVLTRLYNFNRSGA
- a CDS encoding NAD(P)H-dependent flavin oxidoreductase, whose translation is MREVVPKWGDEMKTRVTELLQIDYPIVQGGLAYLAYADLAAAVSNAGGLGQITAMSLPSPEALREEIRKVRLKTERPFGVNFAIGQYNQSYEPYVDVAMEEGVKVISVTGGNPEPLIRKLDGHDIKKLVLVASVRQAQKAESIGADAVMAVGQEGGGHLGRDDIGTFVLIPRVTDSVQIPVLASGGIGDGRGILAALALGADGVEMGTRFIATKECVHAHAAYKEALLKGTEHDTAVIKRTLGAPARVVRTPGSDHILEMEKEGAVYEQLKPWISGENNRNFIYEGNEQQGFGWAGQVIGLIRDVPYVQELFERMFKDLDVMLERLKGYKGE
- a CDS encoding aminotransferase class I/II-fold pyridoxal phosphate-dependent enzyme, which produces MRQMKTPLFSGLLEHANRNPIQFHIPGHKKGMGMHPAFREFIGENALSIDLINIAPLDDLHHPKAMIKDAQELAAEAFGADHTFFSVQGTSGAIMAMIMATCSPGDKIIVPRNVHKSVMSAIIFAGAVPIFIHPAMDERLGISHGITVKAVQKALEAHPDAAALLVINPTYFGIAGDLREIVRTAHNYEIPVLVDEAHGVHIHFHEELPISAMQAGADMAATSVHKLGGSLTQTSILNVREGLVDVDRVKTVMSMLTTTSTSYIFLASLDMARQHLALNGRLLTEQAMKLADKARNMINDIPRIYCVGREILGKPATFAMDPTKLLIHVRDLGITGWEVENWLRDKYNIEVEMSDLYNVLCFVTAGDTDETIQALVNALRDLSVEFAHVQAEEKPTISLPNIPMLSTTPRDAFYAETETVPLNEAAGRVITEFIMVYPPGIPIFLPGEVITEENIAYIRENIRVGLPVQGPEDETLKTIKVVKRQTAISG
- a CDS encoding DUF4446 family protein; amino-acid sequence: MEPFLSQIPNAGILLLVVIALNLILLIVCIRQSVRVSRLRKSINRLMTGVGGANLEEGMHRLLDQVDEVKKVHSDQQFMINRLSQRMASQFGNVAVIRYNAFGDVGSDLSFSMAILDDAQNGVVITSIFGREESRVYAKPLEGGSSLYSLSEEEQAVIKKAMNPPVGA